One window of Candidatus Nitrospira kreftii genomic DNA carries:
- a CDS encoding hypothetical protein (conserved protein of unknown function), which translates to MGAHILVTGANGFIGSALCHRLKAAGMSVRGGVRDRSSFPASAGPAAGGFEWVVLHDQSTDVETQQALHGVQAVIHLAAKVHFKVGAMADPLREYRQVNTDWTERLARAAAGQGVRRFVYMSSIKVNGEQSQVPFTEQDSPNPQDPYGVSKWEAERALATVSSQTGLEIVVIRPPLVYGPGVGGNFLQLLKFIRKGIPLPLARVENRRSLIYRGNLVDALILCTWDARAAGRTYLVSDGEDLSTPDLIRRLAKPLALSSCLWPAPLSALRCLGQVVGKKTMLERLLGSLQVDSARIMRELDWHPPYVVDYGLVETATWFRAQTARQVMTS; encoded by the coding sequence ATGGGTGCCCACATCCTCGTCACCGGAGCGAATGGGTTCATCGGCTCGGCGCTCTGTCATCGGTTGAAGGCCGCGGGGATGTCTGTGCGGGGAGGGGTGCGCGATCGATCGAGCTTTCCGGCGAGCGCCGGTCCCGCAGCCGGAGGTTTTGAATGGGTGGTGCTGCACGATCAATCGACGGACGTTGAGACGCAACAGGCGCTGCACGGGGTACAAGCGGTCATCCATCTGGCGGCGAAAGTCCATTTCAAGGTAGGGGCTATGGCCGATCCGCTTCGTGAATATCGTCAAGTCAACACCGATTGGACTGAACGGCTCGCACGAGCGGCGGCGGGACAGGGAGTTCGCCGATTTGTGTACATGAGCTCGATCAAAGTGAACGGTGAACAGAGCCAGGTGCCATTTACGGAACAGGATTCCCCAAATCCGCAGGATCCGTATGGTGTTTCAAAGTGGGAAGCAGAACGGGCTTTGGCAACGGTGTCATCCCAGACAGGCCTAGAGATCGTCGTGATCCGGCCGCCTCTCGTCTATGGTCCTGGTGTGGGAGGCAATTTTCTGCAGCTGCTAAAATTTATCCGAAAAGGAATCCCCCTGCCTCTCGCTCGGGTAGAAAACCGACGCAGTCTCATCTACCGAGGGAACTTGGTCGATGCTCTCATCCTGTGCACATGGGACGCTCGGGCGGCCGGCAGAACCTACCTGGTCAGCGACGGAGAGGATCTGTCTACGCCGGACTTGATTCGACGACTCGCCAAGCCGTTGGCGTTGTCCTCGTGCCTGTGGCCTGCACCCCTTTCGGCACTCCGATGTTTGGGGCAAGTTGTCGGGAAGAAAACAATGCTTGAGCGGCTCCTCGGTTCGCTCCAAGTCGATTCGGCTCGAATCATGCGAGAATTGGATTGGCATCCTCCATATGTTGTCGACTACGGTCTTGTGGAAACCGCTACTTGGTTTCGGGCCCAAACAGCCAGGCAGGTCATGACCTCATGA
- a CDS encoding hypothetical protein (conserved membrane protein of unknown function), whose protein sequence is MSIVLLSGFIAFVVAWWLTRQLCSPKSFLSILAHPNERTLHAMPTPQTGGLAVIGSVVISLILAASVLAITQPSKPVLPKGVMSGSVWIVASMLLIFVVSFLDDCVGLPAVLRLGVQAVSALIIIVGVGLTLSYFPIPGGSTIQLGIAAVPVSVLVLLWMANLYNFMDGMDGFAGGMTFIGFGFLAYFGWQAHFPVMFIIATFVAMGALGFLVHNFPPARIFMGDAGSITVGFLAGTLMILGVRDRIFDLWVPIIIFSPFIVDATVTLIRRAFRRKKIWEAHREHYYQRLVLNGWSHRRTVLAEYGVMLLCGGLAILYHHSTENWKLAILGTWLVMFLVLGMSVSRLERQMKHSCPPLDPYAVSEENPVRPVSAPAPERETVKA, encoded by the coding sequence ATGAGTATTGTTCTTCTTTCTGGCTTCATCGCTTTTGTGGTCGCTTGGTGGCTTACAAGGCAGTTGTGTTCCCCGAAATCGTTTCTTTCCATTCTCGCTCATCCCAACGAACGAACATTGCATGCCATGCCGACTCCCCAGACGGGAGGGTTGGCCGTTATTGGCAGCGTGGTGATCAGTCTCATTCTGGCTGCTAGTGTTTTGGCGATTACCCAACCTTCAAAACCCGTGTTGCCAAAAGGTGTCATGTCGGGGAGTGTCTGGATCGTGGCTTCGATGCTCCTCATCTTTGTCGTGTCGTTCCTCGATGACTGTGTGGGGCTTCCGGCCGTCCTCCGATTAGGGGTGCAGGCCGTTTCCGCGTTGATTATCATCGTCGGCGTTGGGTTGACGTTGTCTTATTTTCCGATACCGGGAGGATCAACCATCCAGCTGGGAATAGCCGCCGTTCCGGTGAGCGTCCTCGTCCTGCTCTGGATGGCGAACCTCTATAACTTTATGGATGGTATGGACGGTTTTGCAGGCGGAATGACGTTTATTGGGTTTGGATTTCTCGCATATTTTGGCTGGCAGGCTCACTTCCCGGTCATGTTCATCATCGCCACGTTTGTCGCAATGGGCGCCCTGGGATTTCTTGTGCATAATTTTCCACCGGCTCGTATCTTCATGGGCGATGCGGGGAGCATCACGGTTGGTTTCTTGGCGGGGACGTTGATGATCCTTGGAGTTCGAGACAGAATATTCGATTTGTGGGTCCCGATCATTATCTTTTCTCCATTCATTGTTGATGCGACTGTGACTTTAATCCGACGGGCATTCCGTCGCAAAAAAATCTGGGAAGCTCACCGGGAGCACTATTATCAGCGATTGGTTCTGAATGGATGGAGCCATCGCCGGACCGTGCTTGCGGAGTACGGAGTGATGCTGCTCTGCGGAGGACTGGCCATTCTCTATCATCACTCAACTGAAAATTGGAAGCTCGCCATTCTTGGGACATGGCTGGTCATGTTTCTTGTCTTGGGGATGTCCGTGAGTAGGTTGGAACGGCAGATGAAACACTCGTGTCCACCTCTGGATCCTTACGCGGTGAGTGAGGAGAACCCTGTACGGCCTGTCTCAGCACCGGCTCCTGAGAGAGAGACTGTAAAAGCCTAG
- a CDS encoding hypothetical protein (conserved membrane protein of unknown function), with translation MPTTNTERVLNNNLTVNSPSGWGNRLQTEARRAAGWTTTVLGFTIPMWVVADGVLVVLLVMCWLASGEWRERVRRLTANPVAMSALLLFGWLLAGSFWGLGSLDERMLAVKKYADLLLVPLLISMAVDVQERNRAIMALAASLVVTLVLSLVLGLGGLSTGWIIGCDPSNPCVFKRHITHNVLMAFGALLFAVLAWRSRDRRVRWVWGLAAVLAGSNVLMVHGRIGYVVLTGLTVLALHAVFGWRGVAGAVTILILVFSGAYQISTSFHDRVNLTLSNVTQGISASGDLATQERAEFYHYTVKIIEDHPLMGVGTGGFAQAYALHAKQAGVPVPSHPHSQYLLIMAQVGVVGLALLFWLFVQQWRSTPLVGDVTYGLLTRGLVLIMVVGCLFNDLLLDHTEKLLYCWFSGLMYSGADLRLGAKA, from the coding sequence ATGCCCACTACAAATACAGAGCGGGTTTTGAATAACAATCTGACCGTCAACTCGCCTTCTGGATGGGGCAATCGTCTTCAGACGGAGGCGAGACGAGCCGCAGGTTGGACGACCACCGTGCTTGGATTCACCATTCCGATGTGGGTGGTGGCGGACGGTGTTCTTGTTGTGCTGTTGGTTATGTGTTGGCTTGCCAGTGGAGAGTGGCGCGAGCGGGTTCGTCGACTTACTGCGAATCCTGTCGCGATGAGTGCGCTGTTGTTGTTCGGGTGGTTGCTGGCCGGATCATTTTGGGGGTTGGGGTCTCTCGATGAACGAATGTTAGCCGTGAAAAAATATGCTGATCTCTTGTTAGTTCCGTTATTGATTTCCATGGCAGTTGATGTTCAAGAGCGAAATCGCGCGATCATGGCCTTAGCGGCCTCATTAGTCGTGACCTTAGTATTGTCGCTCGTATTAGGTTTGGGAGGGCTTTCAACTGGTTGGATCATTGGCTGTGATCCCTCCAACCCATGCGTATTCAAGAGACACATCACTCATAACGTGCTGATGGCGTTTGGTGCATTGCTGTTTGCCGTCTTGGCCTGGAGGTCTCGAGACAGACGAGTACGATGGGTGTGGGGTCTTGCCGCAGTCTTGGCTGGGAGTAATGTCTTAATGGTACATGGCCGAATCGGCTATGTCGTGCTTACAGGACTCACCGTTTTAGCCCTCCATGCAGTATTCGGCTGGCGTGGCGTAGCAGGAGCCGTGACCATCCTCATACTTGTGTTCAGCGGAGCCTATCAGATCTCAACCAGTTTTCATGATCGGGTGAATCTGACTCTGTCCAATGTGACACAAGGGATCTCTGCCAGTGGAGATCTTGCGACACAGGAGCGCGCAGAGTTTTATCACTACACGGTGAAAATCATCGAGGATCATCCTCTGATGGGCGTCGGTACTGGTGGGTTTGCACAGGCGTACGCGTTGCATGCGAAGCAAGCTGGCGTGCCGGTTCCTAGTCACCCTCACAGTCAATACCTTTTGATCATGGCGCAAGTTGGAGTCGTTGGGCTTGCTCTGTTGTTCTGGCTTTTTGTGCAGCAGTGGCGATCGACACCTCTAGTCGGAGATGTGACCTATGGGTTGCTCACAAGAGGTTTGGTGCTCATCATGGTGGTTGGATGTCTCTTCAATGACTTGCTCCTTGATCATACGGAGAAGCTGTTGTACTGCTGGTTTTCCGGACTGATGTATTCTGGAGCTGATTTGCGACTCGGTGCGAAGGCATGA
- a CDS encoding Alpha-L-glycero-D-manno-heptose beta-1,4-glucosyltransferase gives MNLSAYIIAYNEAKKIADAVNSVLWADEIIVADSASTDETVQIAMDLGARVVQIPFHGFGHLRNQAIKACTHEWIFSLDTDEQCTPEVRDEILRLLAETPAHDAYLVPRRNYFMGRWIKHSGWYPNFRQPQLFRKGSMRYVESPVHEGYELLTAKPVGRLEHAIWQIPFRDFEEVVKKANRYSSLGVLKLADQRVSMGTALFRGSWAFLKHYVAKLGFLDGWPGFVIAFGNFEGTFYRYAKRFEQQEMWPLPKQAPIRRPDNTPSK, from the coding sequence ATGAATCTTTCGGCTTATATCATTGCCTACAATGAGGCGAAGAAGATTGCTGATGCCGTTAACAGTGTGTTATGGGCGGACGAAATCATCGTGGCCGATTCAGCGAGCACCGACGAAACGGTTCAGATTGCCATGGATTTGGGAGCTCGCGTCGTCCAGATCCCGTTCCATGGATTTGGCCACCTGCGAAATCAAGCCATCAAGGCCTGTACGCATGAATGGATTTTCAGTCTCGATACAGATGAACAGTGCACGCCTGAAGTTCGAGATGAAATTCTCAGGCTTCTTGCCGAAACTCCCGCGCACGACGCCTATCTTGTGCCAAGGCGGAATTACTTTATGGGGCGTTGGATCAAGCATTCAGGCTGGTATCCCAACTTCCGTCAGCCGCAACTATTTCGAAAAGGGAGCATGAGGTATGTGGAGTCTCCCGTCCATGAAGGATACGAACTCTTGACCGCCAAGCCGGTGGGACGACTGGAACATGCGATTTGGCAAATCCCGTTCAGAGACTTTGAGGAAGTGGTCAAGAAAGCCAACCGCTATTCGTCGCTTGGAGTGTTAAAGCTTGCGGATCAGCGAGTATCCATGGGTACTGCTCTGTTTCGCGGTTCTTGGGCGTTTCTGAAGCATTATGTGGCGAAGCTGGGATTTCTAGACGGCTGGCCTGGGTTTGTCATCGCCTTTGGAAATTTTGAAGGAACGTTCTATCGGTATGCCAAGCGGTTCGAGCAGCAGGAAATGTGGCCGCTGCCAAAACAGGCTCCCATCCGAAGGCCTGACAACACTCCTTCAAAATGA
- a CDS encoding hypothetical protein (conserved protein of unknown function), with amino-acid sequence MRAAVIVTTYNRPDALAVVLEGYCGQTDQDFGLVVADDGSGEETADIVRQFSRRAPFSVEHVWHEDRGFRAAAIRNRAVASTSADYVIFTDGDCVPSRHFVQVHKRLAEPGYFLGSNRVLLSAELAARVVRERIQIHAWSGIEWARYWSRREVNRVLPLMRLPDGPFRKWSPNRWSGIKTCNLSAWRTDLVRVNGLDASYEGWGLEDSDLVIRLLHAGVKHKNARFAATVFHLWHPDHDRMQLPVNQERLQDLLRSSTIRATLGLDEISSLE; translated from the coding sequence ATGAGAGCAGCCGTAATCGTCACGACCTACAATCGTCCCGATGCGCTGGCGGTTGTGCTGGAAGGCTATTGTGGCCAAACCGATCAAGATTTCGGGCTGGTGGTTGCGGATGATGGTTCAGGAGAGGAGACGGCGGACATTGTGCGGCAGTTCTCCAGACGCGCTCCGTTTTCCGTCGAACATGTCTGGCATGAAGACCGAGGATTTCGAGCCGCGGCAATCCGCAATCGCGCCGTCGCGTCGACGAGTGCGGACTATGTAATTTTCACCGACGGCGACTGTGTCCCATCCCGCCACTTTGTACAGGTCCACAAACGCTTGGCCGAGCCTGGGTATTTCCTCGGATCGAATCGTGTGTTGCTCTCGGCCGAGTTGGCGGCTCGTGTGGTGCGTGAGCGAATCCAAATTCATGCGTGGAGTGGGATTGAGTGGGCACGATATTGGTCTCGGCGCGAGGTGAATCGCGTGCTTCCATTGATGAGGCTGCCTGATGGTCCGTTTCGAAAATGGTCGCCGAATCGTTGGAGTGGGATTAAAACCTGCAATCTTTCCGCTTGGAGAACCGACTTGGTTCGCGTGAATGGGCTCGATGCGTCCTATGAAGGATGGGGTCTGGAGGATTCCGATTTAGTCATTCGACTGCTCCACGCCGGGGTGAAACATAAAAATGCGAGGTTCGCTGCGACGGTATTCCACCTATGGCATCCCGATCATGACCGCATGCAGCTTCCGGTCAATCAGGAACGCTTGCAAGATCTTTTGCGGTCGAGCACGATCCGAGCGACACTCGGACTCGATGAGATCAGCAGTCTCGAATGA
- a CDS encoding putative lipopolysaccharide heptosyltransferase III — protein MKRDISTALVVCTRRIGDVFLATPVIRSLKTARPHLMIDMLVFEGTQDIISGYADLRRILTIPERPSAGAHLELLRAIWRCYDVAISVLAGDRPTFHAWVAGRYRIGTLLQDKKSWWKRHLLHEWVPFDNLQTHTVAMNLRLLASLDVAPVGTPVVSWTQEDEASVHCLFPHMLDTQRYAVLHVSPKFAYKTWTVAGWIALGRWLINHGVSVVVTGVGSAEQGYSEQVVQGLPDAVNLVGHVTLPALGCLLSRAALYVGTDTAVSHMAAAAGTPTVVLFGPSNPIKWGPWPKDFAPTTPSPWRKTGSQRQGNVFLLQGEGDCVPCLGEGCDRHINSLSNCLQQLSEHRVIQAAETMLGVREGIVPTTSLA, from the coding sequence GTGAAGCGAGACATCAGCACCGCATTGGTTGTTTGTACACGTCGAATTGGGGACGTATTCTTAGCCACGCCGGTGATCCGTTCCCTCAAGACCGCGCGGCCCCATCTCATGATCGACATGTTGGTCTTCGAAGGGACTCAAGATATCATATCAGGCTATGCGGATCTCAGACGGATATTGACTATTCCAGAACGTCCATCGGCTGGGGCTCATCTCGAGTTACTCCGTGCGATCTGGCGTTGCTATGATGTCGCAATATCGGTGTTAGCCGGTGATCGTCCGACTTTTCATGCATGGGTGGCCGGTCGATATCGGATCGGGACTCTCTTGCAGGACAAGAAATCGTGGTGGAAACGCCATCTGCTCCACGAATGGGTGCCATTCGATAATCTACAGACCCATACCGTGGCCATGAATTTACGGTTGTTAGCGTCATTAGATGTCGCACCGGTTGGAACTCCCGTTGTCAGTTGGACGCAGGAAGATGAAGCATCCGTTCATTGTCTGTTCCCGCACATGCTCGATACGCAGCGATATGCGGTGTTACACGTGTCTCCAAAATTTGCGTATAAGACGTGGACCGTGGCCGGGTGGATAGCGCTTGGACGGTGGTTGATCAATCATGGAGTCTCCGTCGTAGTGACGGGAGTGGGATCAGCTGAGCAGGGATACTCCGAGCAAGTCGTTCAAGGACTGCCGGATGCAGTGAATCTTGTAGGGCATGTGACGTTGCCGGCGCTTGGTTGTCTCCTCAGCCGTGCCGCATTGTATGTCGGAACCGATACGGCTGTGAGCCATATGGCGGCTGCTGCCGGTACGCCGACGGTTGTGTTGTTCGGGCCATCGAATCCGATTAAGTGGGGACCGTGGCCTAAAGATTTTGCTCCGACAACACCAAGCCCATGGCGCAAGACCGGGTCACAGCGGCAGGGAAATGTGTTTCTTCTCCAAGGGGAAGGAGATTGTGTGCCGTGTCTGGGTGAAGGTTGCGATCGCCATATCAACAGTCTCAGCAATTGCCTGCAACAGCTTTCTGAGCATCGCGTGATCCAGGCTGCCGAAACCATGCTTGGAGTGCGTGAGGGCATTGTTCCGACCACGAGTCTCGCATGA
- a CDS encoding putative polysaccharide biosynthesis protein EpsC codes for MKHIVTQVVHPLADRYGSIVLAHRSSLVMGIQLFLIFAANLTAFVLRFDADIPPEYQKIMWDHVPAVLLVFGLGMWMFGTQRGLWRYVGLHDIGKIILASLTGAALLYGVLHLIGGVIQYPRSVIVLTGLLNGLYLVGIRLAVRWFREWLRIVGPTTRRALIIGAGNAGELLVRDMLSGGDYNCRPVGFLDDDPVKRKMRIHGIPVLGTIAATKEAAEKLEANEIIIAIPSASTTVMQKILRASEGCTIPIKTLPSVKRLLDDPVSLRQVKPMNLDDLLQREPIETDRQELEPLIGGKTLLVTGAGGSIGSELCRQIAQRKPHSLVLFERYENALHSLMLELGVTFPDVKIIPVIGDVTVPDRVAEIFHQTNPDIVFHAAAHKHVPLMELNPKEAIRNNILGTRAVAEAAVKHGVDRFVLISTDKAVNPSSIMGATKRVAEHLMQEFNQEGLTKFTVVRFGNVLGSNGSVVPLFYDQIRRGGPVTVTHPEIKRFFMTIPEAVQLVLQASVIGKGGEVFVLDMGEQIKVTDLARNMIILAGLVPGKDLEIVFTGLRPGEKLYEELFEEREQVEPTAHPKIRRAVGAPVPIDELREWLESLQANLPNSEEELLHDLRRLVPSFQPVLSQRVS; via the coding sequence ATGAAACACATAGTGACCCAGGTCGTGCATCCCCTTGCAGACCGATATGGGAGCATCGTGCTCGCACATCGATCGTCTCTCGTCATGGGCATACAACTGTTTTTAATCTTTGCGGCGAACCTCACTGCCTTCGTGCTTCGATTCGATGCAGACATCCCTCCGGAATATCAGAAGATCATGTGGGATCACGTTCCGGCCGTGTTGCTGGTCTTCGGTCTTGGCATGTGGATGTTCGGGACTCAGCGAGGACTTTGGAGATATGTCGGTCTTCACGACATCGGGAAGATCATTTTGGCTTCTCTGACCGGCGCCGCGCTATTGTACGGGGTTCTCCATCTTATCGGCGGAGTCATCCAATATCCTCGATCCGTCATCGTCCTGACTGGTCTGTTGAACGGACTGTATTTAGTCGGCATACGACTGGCGGTGCGCTGGTTCAGGGAATGGTTGCGAATTGTTGGACCGACCACCCGAAGAGCGTTGATCATCGGAGCCGGGAACGCAGGTGAGTTGCTCGTGCGAGATATGTTGTCAGGCGGAGACTATAACTGCCGTCCGGTCGGGTTTTTGGACGACGACCCTGTCAAGCGCAAGATGAGAATTCATGGTATCCCGGTTCTGGGAACCATTGCCGCGACCAAAGAGGCTGCAGAGAAGCTTGAGGCTAATGAGATCATCATCGCGATTCCGTCGGCTTCAACGACCGTGATGCAAAAAATCCTCAGGGCGTCAGAAGGCTGTACGATCCCCATCAAAACCTTGCCGAGCGTCAAACGCTTACTGGATGATCCTGTCTCGCTTCGACAAGTGAAGCCGATGAATCTAGACGATTTGTTGCAGCGGGAGCCGATCGAAACGGATCGCCAAGAGCTTGAGCCTCTTATCGGCGGGAAGACATTGCTTGTCACAGGAGCCGGAGGATCCATTGGATCAGAATTGTGTCGGCAGATCGCGCAACGCAAACCTCATTCATTAGTCCTGTTCGAACGGTATGAAAATGCCCTTCATTCGCTTATGCTGGAATTGGGAGTGACGTTTCCAGATGTGAAGATCATCCCAGTCATCGGAGATGTCACGGTGCCCGACCGCGTGGCAGAAATATTCCATCAGACGAATCCTGATATCGTATTTCACGCTGCAGCCCACAAGCATGTTCCTCTGATGGAGTTGAACCCGAAGGAAGCCATTCGCAATAATATTCTGGGGACTCGTGCGGTGGCTGAAGCGGCTGTGAAACATGGCGTGGATCGATTCGTGCTGATTTCGACCGATAAAGCTGTAAACCCATCGAGTATTATGGGCGCCACCAAACGGGTTGCTGAACATCTGATGCAGGAGTTCAACCAAGAAGGCCTGACCAAGTTTACCGTCGTGCGGTTCGGCAACGTGTTAGGGAGCAACGGGAGCGTGGTGCCGTTGTTCTATGATCAAATCCGCAGAGGCGGACCGGTTACCGTGACTCATCCGGAGATCAAACGTTTCTTCATGACCATTCCGGAAGCTGTGCAATTGGTTCTGCAAGCAAGCGTCATCGGGAAGGGCGGGGAAGTGTTTGTCCTTGATATGGGCGAACAAATCAAAGTCACTGACCTTGCGAGAAACATGATCATCTTGGCCGGTCTTGTGCCGGGTAAAGATCTCGAGATTGTCTTTACTGGTCTACGGCCTGGAGAGAAGCTGTATGAGGAGCTGTTCGAGGAACGCGAACAGGTCGAACCGACGGCGCATCCCAAAATCCGCCGAGCAGTAGGCGCTCCTGTCCCCATTGACGAGTTGCGTGAATGGTTGGAGTCATTGCAAGCCAATCTGCCGAACAGCGAGGAGGAGCTTCTTCATGATCTCAGACGACTCGTTCCGAGCTTTCAACCAGTCCTATCTCAACGGGTGTCTTGA
- a CDS encoding dTDP-glucose 4,6 dehydratase, NAD(P)-binding — protein MSILVTGGAGFIGANFVLDWLAQCDEPVINLDKLTYAGNLENLSSLQGDARHIFVQGEIGDAALVDGLLAKHRPRAVVNFAAESHVDRSIHGPNEFIQTNIVGTFYLLESVRAYWEALEGEAKEGFRYLHVSTDEVYGSLTNDAPAFSETSRYEPNSPYSASKAAGDHLVRAYHHTYNLPVLTTNCSNNYGPYHFPEKLIPLCILNAVAGKVLPIYGDGRQIRDWLYVKDHCSAIRLVLEGGRVGETYNIGGGSEKANLDVVETLCAILDELRPRIDGRSYKSQIAFIKDRPGHDRRYAINAGKVALELGWKPQETFETGIKKTVVWYLENQSWVTNVTSGTYRNWIGKQYGISAR, from the coding sequence ATGAGTATCCTAGTTACGGGCGGCGCCGGATTTATCGGTGCTAACTTCGTTCTCGATTGGCTGGCGCAATGCGATGAGCCCGTCATCAATCTCGACAAGCTCACCTACGCGGGGAATCTGGAGAATTTGTCCAGTTTGCAGGGTGATGCGAGGCATATCTTCGTGCAGGGCGAGATCGGTGATGCCGCACTCGTCGACGGACTGTTGGCCAAGCACCGTCCTCGTGCGGTGGTCAATTTTGCCGCTGAGAGTCACGTCGACCGCTCCATCCATGGCCCAAACGAATTCATCCAAACCAACATCGTCGGCACTTTTTACTTGCTCGAATCCGTACGTGCTTATTGGGAAGCGCTGGAAGGTGAAGCTAAAGAGGGCTTCCGTTATCTACATGTGTCCACCGATGAAGTGTATGGCTCATTAACGAACGATGCTCCGGCCTTCAGTGAAACAAGTCGCTATGAGCCCAATAGCCCCTATTCTGCCAGCAAGGCTGCCGGCGATCATCTTGTTCGGGCCTACCACCATACCTACAATTTGCCGGTTCTCACGACCAATTGCTCAAATAATTACGGTCCGTACCACTTCCCTGAAAAGCTTATTCCACTCTGCATCCTCAATGCAGTAGCAGGCAAAGTGCTTCCAATCTACGGTGATGGGCGGCAAATACGGGATTGGCTCTACGTCAAGGATCACTGTAGTGCCATTCGTCTGGTGCTTGAAGGGGGGCGTGTGGGCGAAACGTATAACATCGGTGGTGGGAGCGAAAAAGCCAATCTTGATGTCGTGGAAACCCTCTGTGCCATCCTGGATGAGCTAAGGCCTCGGATTGATGGCCGGTCTTACAAATCACAGATCGCGTTCATCAAGGATCGCCCAGGTCATGATCGCCGTTATGCCATCAATGCCGGTAAGGTCGCACTGGAACTTGGTTGGAAGCCCCAAGAGACTTTTGAAACCGGCATCAAAAAGACGGTCGTCTGGTATCTGGAAAATCAGAGCTGGGTTACCAACGTCACCAGTGGTACCTACCGTAACTGGATTGGCAAACAGTACGGCATCTCGGCGCGATGA
- a CDS encoding dTDP-4-dehydrorhamnose reductase subunit, NAD(P)-binding, of dTDP-L-rhamnose synthase gives MRILLTGKHGQVGFELQRALAPLGEIHAVDYSECDLVNVSAICALVRSFKPDLIVNPAAYTAVDKAESEPNLAHAVNTVAPGVFGEEAAKLGAWVVHYSTDYVFDGTKPEAYTEDDLTNPQSVYGRTKRDGEIALQASGVRHLILRTSWVVGAHGRNFAKTILQLALEREQLNIVADQHGVPTSAALLADVTAQLVRQKQREVGDHFPFGSYHVAAGGETTWCDYARFVVSEGLAAGKPLKLSPAAIRPISSSEYPTAAKRPANSRLDTGKLRTTFGLELPNWKSGVQHILQQILVES, from the coding sequence ATGAGGATACTGTTAACCGGAAAGCATGGTCAGGTTGGGTTTGAGTTACAACGGGCACTGGCTCCATTGGGGGAGATCCATGCCGTAGATTACAGTGAGTGTGATTTAGTCAATGTTTCTGCTATCTGCGCTCTGGTACGGTCATTCAAGCCTGACCTGATTGTCAATCCCGCTGCCTATACCGCAGTGGATAAAGCAGAATCAGAGCCCAATTTGGCGCACGCCGTCAATACCGTCGCCCCAGGAGTCTTTGGTGAAGAGGCGGCGAAACTGGGCGCCTGGGTCGTGCATTATTCCACCGACTATGTGTTCGATGGTACCAAGCCAGAGGCCTATACAGAAGATGACCTCACGAACCCTCAAAGTGTCTATGGACGTACCAAACGGGATGGCGAGATCGCGCTACAGGCAAGTGGGGTGCGGCACTTGATCTTGCGAACAAGCTGGGTGGTTGGGGCGCATGGAAGAAATTTTGCTAAGACCATACTGCAGTTGGCGCTTGAGCGCGAACAGTTGAACATCGTGGCAGATCAACATGGTGTTCCAACTTCTGCGGCCTTGCTGGCGGATGTGACGGCTCAGTTGGTTCGGCAGAAACAGCGTGAGGTTGGCGACCACTTCCCCTTTGGATCGTATCATGTAGCGGCAGGTGGTGAGACCACCTGGTGTGACTATGCACGGTTTGTCGTGTCGGAAGGCCTTGCTGCCGGCAAACCACTCAAGCTCTCGCCGGCTGCCATTCGACCCATTTCCTCGTCGGAATATCCCACTGCCGCTAAGCGCCCTGCCAATTCACGATTGGATACCGGAAAGCTGCGCACAACATTTGGCCTGGAATTGCCAAATTGGAAAAGTGGAGTTCAACACATCTTGCAACAAATTTTAGTGGAATCATGA